From the genome of Mucilaginibacter paludis DSM 18603:
GAGAAAATAGCTTCAGGTTATCCAACCAAATTGCCTACCCCCGCGTGCCTATGCTCTAAATCTAATTTAACTTCTCTATATTAATAATGATATTATAAAATGAGATATGAGATTTTGAATTACCTCAAATCTCATATCTAAAATCTCATATCTTATTTTGAGTACAACTCGACGATTAAGTTTTCCTTGATGTTTTCAGGAATTTCGTCGCGGTTTGGATAGTTAAGGAATTTACCAGTTAAGTTAGATGGATCCCATTCTAACCAGCTGTGTTTGTTAATTCTTCTTCCAGCAACCGAAGTTGTAATTGATTCCATTGTTTTCGACTTTTCGCGTACAGCGATTACGTCGCCAGCTTTTAAAGCGTAAGAAGCAATATTCACTACTTCGCCATTCACTGTAATATGTTTGTGGCCCACTAATTGACGAGCGCCTGAACGTGTTGGAGCGATACCTAAACGGTAAACCGCGTTATCCAAACGAGCTTCCAAAAACTTTAATAAGTTTTCGCCAGTGATACCTTCTTTAGAAGAAGCACGGTGAAACAAGTTTTCGAATTGTTTTTCCAATACACCATAAGTGTATTTTACTTTTTGTTTTTCCATCAACTGAGTTGAATACTCAGATTGCTTTCCTCTTCTTTTTGAGGCGCCATGCATTCCTGGCGGATAATTTTTTCTTTCTAACGCTTTATCAGGACCGAAGATTGGCTCTCTGAAACGACGTGCAATTTTGGATTTTGGACCGGTATATCTTGCCATTGTTTTGTGCTTTTAAAGTATCATGCAGCCCGCAGCTGCAGAATCTTAGCTTTAAAAAATTGATTAATTAAACTCTTCTCCTTTTTGAAGGACGGCAACCATTGTGTGGAAGCGGAGTGATATCCTTGATAGTAGTAACTTCAATACCTGCAGTTTGCAAAGTACGGATAGCTGATTCGCGACCAGAACCCGGGCCTTTAACAAACACTTCTACTTTACGTAAGCCTAAATCATAAGCTGTTTTGCCGCAATCAGAAGCCGCTTGTCCGGCTGCATAAGGTGTATTTTTCTTAGAACCCTTGAAACCCATTTTACCGGCAGAAGACCAAGATATGGCCTGACCGTTTTTGTTGGTTAGGGTAATGATAATATTATTGAAGGTAGCGTTTATGTGTGCCTCGCCAATCGGCTCAACAATTACAATACGCTTTTTGGTTACTTTTTTAGTCTTAGCCATTTTTTGTTTAGATGTTAGATATGAGACTTGAGATAGAAGATTTTGTCTATCCCGGCACTCAGTATCCTGATTTTTATCTTTTTTGTTCCAGATTTGAGAAGATCAAAAAGATATGGGTCTCATATCTAAAATCTCCTATCTATCAATTACTTAGTAGCCTTTTTCTTGTTAGCAACTGTTTTACGTTTTCCTTTACGGGTACGTGAGTTGTTTTTAGTACGTTGTCCGCGTAATGGTAAACCTTTACGATGACGGGTACCACGGTAGCAACCAATATCCATCAAACGTTTGATGTTTAATTGAACTTCGGAACGCAAAGCACCTTCTACTTTAATACGTTCGTTGATGATACCACGGATGGATGTCAACTGCTCATCGGTCCAGTCTTGTACCTTGGTATTAAAATCGATGCCTGCTTCAGTCAGGATGTCCTGAGCTGTTGAGCGGCCGATACCAAATATGTAAGTAAGTCCGATCTCTCCGCGTTTGTTTTTTGGTAAATCAATACCTGCAATCCTTGCCATTTATTATTGTTTATGGTTTTCTGTACTGAATAATTAACCTTGACGCTGTTTGTACTTAGGGTTCTTCTTGTTAATTACATAAAGCTTGCCCTTACGACGAATGATCTTGCAATCAGCGCTGCGTTTTTTTATTGATGCTCTAACTTTCATCTCTTTTTATTTATATCTGTAGGTTATTCTTCCCTTTGTTAAATCGTATGGACTCATCTCAAGCTTTACCCTGTCGCCAGGTAATATTTTGATATAGTGCATTCGCATCTTACCTGAAATATGCGCAATTATTTCATGGCCGTTTTCTAATTCGACCCTGAACATTGCATTTGATAATGCTTCCTTTATTGTCCCGTCTTGTTCAATTGAGGCCTGTTTAGCCATATATTACTGATTTCTATACGATTATCCGCCTTAAAAGCGGGATGCAAAATTAAACATTTTTTTTATATTTTATTCTTTTTATTTAAAAACTTCTTCTATATAAGAAAAAGTTGAAAGAATATCGGCTTTTCCCTTGCTAATGGCCACCGTATGCTCGTAATGCGCTGATACTTTGCCATCAACCGTAGATACGGTCCATCCATCATCCCAAAACCTTACGCCCGCTCTTCCGGCATTAATCATAGGCTCAATGGCTATCACCATCCCTTCCTCAAGCTTAATACCAGATCCGCGCTTGCCGTAATTTGGAACCTCGGGTTTCTCGTGAAGCCTTGTACCTACACCATGGCCTACCAACTCTTTCACAACGCCAAAATGATGTTTCTCGGCATGTTCCTGAACGGCGTAACCTATATCACCAATACGTAAACCGGCAACGGCTTTCTCAATACCCAATTGGAGGCATTCTTTGGTTACCTGCATCAATAACTTGGTGCTTTCGCTTACTTCGCCTATGGCAAATGTATAAGCAGAATCGCCATAGTACTTATTCTTAACTACACCACAATCAACCGACACTAAATCGCCGTCAACCAGTACGTGTTCGCTCGGAAAGCCGTGTACCACCTGGTTATTCAACGAAATACAAAGCGAATACGGAAAACCGTTGTAGTTTAAAAATGCAGGCACACCGCCGTTATCTCGGATAAACGTTTCTGCAAGCTTATTCAGTTCTATCGTTTTCACACCAGCCTTGATAACCTTAGCAATCTCAGCAAGCGTTTTAGACACCAATAAAGAGCTTTCCCTAATCAGTTCTATCTCCTCAGCAGACCTATAATTGATCTTATTAGACATCGTTTATTAAATTTCCGGGGGAGTTGTACCTGCCACAGTAGGGATAGCCGTACGTCCTTTGATTCTTCCGGTTTTCATCAAACCATCGTAATGACGCATTAATAAATGACTTTCTATCTGTTGCAAGGTATCTAATACAACACCAACAAGGATGATGAGCGATGTTCCGCCGAAGAAACGTGCAAACTGACTGTTAACATTCAACACTGTTGCAATGGCTGGCATAATGGCAATGATGGCCAAAAATATCGAACCTGGCAGCGTAATCCTTGATATAACTCCATCAATAAAATCGGCTGTTGTTTTACCTGGCTTAACACCAGGTATAAAACCACCGTTCTTTTTCATATCATCAGCCATCTGGTTAGGGTTAACCGTGATAGCGGTGTAGAAGTATGTGAAGATGATAATCAATATCGCGAATAACAAATTATGCCCCCAAGAGGTGTAATCTGATAATGCGATGAGGATACCGCTTGATGCCGCGCTCGGAAAGAACTGCGATACCATGCCGGGCAAAAACATTAAAGCCTGAGCAAATATAATAGGCATAACACCAGCTGCATTTACCTTTAAAGGTATATACTGCCTAACCCCACCATATTGCTTATTACCAACTATACGCTTTGCATACTGAACAGCTATTTTACGAGTACCCTGTACAATTAAAATAGTAAACATTACCACAGCGATAAGCGCCACAATCTCTACCACAAAGATGAACAAACCACCAGTACCATTTACGCGTGTAGCAAACTCGCTGCCCACAGCAAACGGCAATTGTGCAATGATACCAACCATGATGATCAGGGAAATACCGTTACCTATACCTTTATCAGTGATTTTTTCACCCAGCCACATTACAAATAACGTACCGGCGGTTAATACAAATACTGATAAAATAGTAAAGAAAGGCTCTGCTATCAACTTAGCATCAGGCGATACCTGTGAACTTACATAACCGATAGCCTGCAAAGCAGTAATTGCTATAGTTAAATAACGGGTCCACTGGTTTAATTTGTTACGGCCGCTTTCACCTTCCTTTTGCAATTTGGTAAAATACGGAACCGCAATACCCAATAACTGCACCACAATGGAGGCAGAGATGTAAGGCATCACACCTAAAGCGAAGATTGATTCGCGTGAAAACGAGCCACCCGCAAACATGTTTAAAAGGCCCATCAGGCCTTCTTTACCTTTTTGCGTACTCAGGGAGGTAGGATCTACCCCCGGTAATACGACGAACGAACCAACACGATATATCAGAAGAAATAAGAATGTGTTTGTTATACGCACTCTTAAATCTTCAATTTTCCAGATATTGGATAAAGTTGTGAAAAATTTCTTCATTGAAATTTATAACTTAACGATGGAACCGCCTGCTGCTTCAATTGCTTTTTGTGCAGTAGCAGAAAATGCATGTGCTTTTACTTCTATTTTAGCTGTTAACTCGCCACGGCCCAATACCTTTACCAAGTCGTTTCTTGACACTAAACCATGTTCTTTCAGTGTATCAAAATCAACAGTAACAATATTGTATTGCTCAACCAAAGCTTGTAAAGCATCAAGGTTAACGCTTACATATTCCACACGGTTAGGGTTTTTAAAACCTACCTTAGGTACACGGCGTTGCAAAGGCATTTGTCCACCTTCAAAACCTACTTTACTTGAAGTACCAGAACGTGAACCGGCACCTTTGTGACCGCGTGTTGATGTACCACCACGGCCTGAACCGGTACCACGACCGATTCTTTTTCTATTTTTAGTAGAACCCTCTGCAGGTTTCAGATTATTTAAATTCATAACATTAAATGTTTTCTACTGCTACCAAATGATTTACTTTTCTCACCATACCGATGATAGCTGCATTAGCTTCAACTTCAACACTGTGGTTTATCTTGCGTAAACCTAATGCCTGGATGGTTTTTTTCTGGCGCTCACTTCTATCGATCACGCTCTTAATCTGTGTAATTTTGATTTTTGCCATGACTGATTATCCGTTAAATACTTTACCTAAACTAACACCACGGTGCTGAGCTACAGTGTAAGCATCGCGCATTTGCGATAATGCAGAAACTGTTGCCTTTACCACGTTGTGGGGGTTTGATGAACCTTTTGATTTTGCCAATACGTTGTGTACACCGGCAGATTCCAACACTGCACGCATCGCACCACCGGCAATAACACCGGTACCGTTTGCAGCAGGTTTAAGGAATACAAAACCTCCGGAAAACTTACCTATTTGCTCATGAGGTATAGTATTGTTGATAATCGGAACTTTTACAAGGTTCTTTTTTGCATCATCAATACCTTTGGC
Proteins encoded in this window:
- the rpsD gene encoding 30S ribosomal protein S4, coding for MARYTGPKSKIARRFREPIFGPDKALERKNYPPGMHGASKRRGKQSEYSTQLMEKQKVKYTYGVLEKQFENLFHRASSKEGITGENLLKFLEARLDNAVYRLGIAPTRSGARQLVGHKHITVNGEVVNIASYALKAGDVIAVREKSKTMESITTSVAGRRINKHSWLEWDPSNLTGKFLNYPNRDEIPENIKENLIVELYSK
- the rpsK gene encoding 30S ribosomal protein S11 yields the protein MAKTKKVTKKRIVIVEPIGEAHINATFNNIIITLTNKNGQAISWSSAGKMGFKGSKKNTPYAAGQAASDCGKTAYDLGLRKVEVFVKGPGSGRESAIRTLQTAGIEVTTIKDITPLPHNGCRPSKRRRV
- the rpsM gene encoding 30S ribosomal protein S13; translated protein: MARIAGIDLPKNKRGEIGLTYIFGIGRSTAQDILTEAGIDFNTKVQDWTDEQLTSIRGIINERIKVEGALRSEVQLNIKRLMDIGCYRGTRHRKGLPLRGQRTKNNSRTRKGKRKTVANKKKATK
- the rpmJ gene encoding 50S ribosomal protein L36: MKVRASIKKRSADCKIIRRKGKLYVINKKNPKYKQRQG
- the infA gene encoding translation initiation factor IF-1; the protein is MAKQASIEQDGTIKEALSNAMFRVELENGHEIIAHISGKMRMHYIKILPGDRVKLEMSPYDLTKGRITYRYK
- the map gene encoding type I methionyl aminopeptidase, encoding MSNKINYRSAEEIELIRESSLLVSKTLAEIAKVIKAGVKTIELNKLAETFIRDNGGVPAFLNYNGFPYSLCISLNNQVVHGFPSEHVLVDGDLVSVDCGVVKNKYYGDSAYTFAIGEVSESTKLLMQVTKECLQLGIEKAVAGLRIGDIGYAVQEHAEKHHFGVVKELVGHGVGTRLHEKPEVPNYGKRGSGIKLEEGMVIAIEPMINAGRAGVRFWDDGWTVSTVDGKVSAHYEHTVAISKGKADILSTFSYIEEVFK
- the secY gene encoding preprotein translocase subunit SecY; translation: MKKFFTTLSNIWKIEDLRVRITNTFLFLLIYRVGSFVVLPGVDPTSLSTQKGKEGLMGLLNMFAGGSFSRESIFALGVMPYISASIVVQLLGIAVPYFTKLQKEGESGRNKLNQWTRYLTIAITALQAIGYVSSQVSPDAKLIAEPFFTILSVFVLTAGTLFVMWLGEKITDKGIGNGISLIIMVGIIAQLPFAVGSEFATRVNGTGGLFIFVVEIVALIAVVMFTILIVQGTRKIAVQYAKRIVGNKQYGGVRQYIPLKVNAAGVMPIIFAQALMFLPGMVSQFFPSAASSGILIALSDYTSWGHNLLFAILIIIFTYFYTAITVNPNQMADDMKKNGGFIPGVKPGKTTADFIDGVISRITLPGSIFLAIIAIMPAIATVLNVNSQFARFFGGTSLIILVGVVLDTLQQIESHLLMRHYDGLMKTGRIKGRTAIPTVAGTTPPEI
- the rplO gene encoding 50S ribosomal protein L15; this translates as MNLNNLKPAEGSTKNRKRIGRGTGSGRGGTSTRGHKGAGSRSGTSSKVGFEGGQMPLQRRVPKVGFKNPNRVEYVSVNLDALQALVEQYNIVTVDFDTLKEHGLVSRNDLVKVLGRGELTAKIEVKAHAFSATAQKAIEAAGGSIVKL
- the rpmD gene encoding 50S ribosomal protein L30, with translation MAKIKITQIKSVIDRSERQKKTIQALGLRKINHSVEVEANAAIIGMVRKVNHLVAVENI
- the rpsE gene encoding 30S ribosomal protein S5 encodes the protein MSTINIKRVKSSEIELKDRLVSIQRVAKVTKGGRTFSFSAIVVVGDENGIVGYGLGKAKEVTEAIAKGIDDAKKNLVKVPIINNTIPHEQIGKFSGGFVFLKPAANGTGVIAGGAMRAVLESAGVHNVLAKSKGSSNPHNVVKATVSALSQMRDAYTVAQHRGVSLGKVFNG